One segment of Cutaneotrichosporon cavernicola HIS019 DNA, chromosome: 4 DNA contains the following:
- the QCR6 gene encoding uncharacterized protein (Ubiquinol-cytochrome C reductase hinge protein), whose amino-acid sequence MAIEETSTSLFSTLTSFFLPTAHAEAPEEEEVVEEVVEEEPAEEEEEEEEEEEEDPEDLAPAIRDDCEANECQDAGKHFKHCAEKVEGGKGWEGEDCVEELFHVMHCVDACAAPKLFKKLA is encoded by the exons ATGGCCATCGAGGAGACGTCGActtccctcttctccaccctcacctccttcttcctgCCCAC GGCTCACGCCGAGGCAcctgaggaggaggaggttgttgaggaggtcgtgGAAGAGGAAcctgccgaggaggaggaggaggaggaggaagaggaggaggaggacccCGAGGAC CTGGCACCTGCTATCCGCGATGACTGTGAGGCCAACGAGTGCCAGGACGCTGGGAAGCACTTCAAGCACTGCGCCGAGAAG gtcgagggcggcaagggctgggagggcgaggactgtgtcgaggagctctTCCACGTCATGCACTGTGTCGAC gcctgcgccgcgcccaAGCTCTTCAAGAAGCTCGCCTAA
- a CDS encoding uncharacterized protein (Thiamine-binding protein), which produces MSSQKPNDSLYAVADFCLIPMGLPTPSVGPQIAECQRILEKSGLEYRLHGYGTNVEGPWDKVMETDVRIGTRTDRVIAGGGNDKKKQRVEEILANKD; this is translated from the exons ATGTCGAGCCAGAAACCCAACGACTCTCTTTACGCCGTGGCGGATT TCTGCCTGATTCCTATGGGCCTGCCGACGCCTTCTGTTGGCCCTCAGATTGCCGAGTGTCAGcgcatcctcgagaagAGTGGTCTGGAGTACAGA CTTCA CGGGTACGGGACCAACGTCGAGGGCCCTTGGGACAAGGTCATGGAG ACCGACGTTCGTATCGGAACACGTACTGACCGTGTGATCGCTGGTGGGGGCAacgacaagaagaagcagCGTGTGGAGGAgatcctcgccaacaagGACTGA
- a CDS encoding uncharacterized protein (RNA recognition motif), producing MPVPPPITGEFEQDPRAHVDKTTGKWQYEDEETGQEYEWTGKAWIPLLDDDLIKAQQSAYAVAGVDENESLSSFTVPAAPVLAREDKIKKRKAGEKDNNREARPTKVQATGPKRTAVWVSNLPPNTTVELLESVFSKAGVLHVDDNGNPRIKLYYDDDGKFKGDALIMYFKEGSVALAITLLDETELELGSGYGNMRVRTPEHDRTQMGTEGDSESTQKNSQQPSQKKKPLTAEEKNRMSRRMRHLESKLTWHSDDDDEGDGGRATTRASSHFARVVVLKGMFKLQELEEEPELLLELKEDVREEAETLGAVTSVVLYDKEEDGVMTVKFKDPVAAQTCVKKMDGRYFGGQRVSATIYTGRERFRKSGGLSYSEDLEEQDRLDKFANWIAQSED from the exons ATGCCCGTGCCACCTCCGATAACGGGCGAGTTTGAACAAGATCCGCGCGCCCACGTCGACAAGACGACCGGCAAATGGCAGTACGAAGACGAAGAGACCGGCCAAGAATATGAATGGACTGGAAAGGCTTGGATACCTCTC CTTGACGATGACCTCATCAAAGCACAGCAATCGGCATACGCTGTTGCGGGTGTGGACGAAAATGAAAGTCTTTCATCGTTTACC GTTCCTGCAGCTCCAGTGTTGGCTCGCGAGGACAAGATCAAGAAGCGCAAAGCAGGAGAGAAAGACAACAACCGTGAGGCTCGACCTACAAAGGTGCAAGCGACTGGGCCAAAGAGGACTGCCGTCTGGGTCAGCAACCTTCCGCCCAACACCActgtcgagctccttgagtCCGTCTTCAGCAAAGCTGGGGTCCtccacgtcgacgacaacggCAACCCTCGAATCAAGCTGTACTatgatgacgacggcaaGTTCAAGGGCGATGCTTTGATCATGTACTTCAAGGAGGGGAGCGTCGCCTTGGCCATCACGTTGCTCGACGAaaccgagctcgagctaGGATCAGGGTACGGCAACATGCGAGTTCGCACACCCGAACATGATCGAACCCAGATGGGTACCGAGGGTGACTCTGAATCGACGCAGAAGAACAGCCAGCAGCCCTCCCAGAAGAAGAAACCTTTGACGGCCGAAGAGAAGAATCGCATGAGCCGACGAATGCGCCATCTCGAGAG CAAGCTCACTTGGCACTccgatgacgatgatgaAGGCGATGGCGGACGGGCCACGACTAGAGCTTCGTCCCATTTcgcccgcgtcgtcgtcctcaaggGAATGTTCAAGCTCCaagagctggaggaggagccagAACTCCTCCtggagctcaaggaggatGTTCGCGAGGAAGCGGAGACACTTGGTGCTGTGACAAGCGTTGTTCTCTACGAC AAAGAGGAAGATGGTGTGATGACGGTCAAGTTCAAGGACCCTGTTGCTGCTCAGACATGTGTGAAGAAGATGGACGGCCGGTACTTTGGGGGCCAACGG GTGTCGGCCACAATCTACACGGGAAGGGAGAGGTTCCGCAAGTCTGGTGGGTTATCGTACTCTGAGGatctcgaggagcaggacCGGCTAGACAAGTTTGCCAACTGGATTGCGCAGTCGGAAGACTGA
- the GNA1 gene encoding uncharacterized protein (Acetyltransferase (GNAT) domain) yields the protein MVVLSDSELLFPRTVIPAAIQARVGSDIEIRPLAKSDHTRGHVELLSVLTEAPSVSAERYVERFQSMKACKDTYYTVAFIHKPTDKLVAVGTVFLERKFLRGTGVVGHIEDIAVSKSMQGRKLGLHLINCLEEIARSTGCYKVILDCSKDNIPFYEKCGFQLKEYEMAMYLNSGSSVVPNARM from the exons ATGGTCGTCCTCTCCGACTCTGAGCTCCTCTTCCCGCGCACCGTCATTCCTGCCGCTATTCAGGCGCGTGTGGGGTCCGACATTGAG ATCCGCCCTCTTGCCAAGTCAGACCACACTCGTGGCCATGTTGAGCTATTATCGGTCCTCACAGAGGCCCCATCGGTCAGCGCCGAGCGCTATGTGGAGCGTTTCCAGTCCATGAAGGCGTGCAAGGACACGTACTACACTGTTGCCTTCATCCACAAGCCCACTGACAAG CTTGTCGCTGTCGGCACCGTCTTCCTTGAGCGCAAGTTCCTCCGGGGGAccggcgtcgtcggccacATTGAGGACATTGCCGTGTCCAAGTCGATGCAGGgccgcaagctcggcctccacctcatcaactgcctcgaggagattgCCCGCTCGACTGGTTGCTACAAGGTCATCCTGGACTGCAGCAAGGACAACATTC CGTTCTACGAGAAGTGTGGCTTCCAGCTCAAGGAGTATGAGATGGCCATGTACCTCAACAGCGGCAGTTCGGTCGTTCCCAACGCCCGCATGTAG
- the lub1 gene encoding uncharacterized protein (Polyubiquitin binding protein): MDTRTTYRVIQELGHHESDVKAVLALKDDALLACASRDGLISLWTKQPHGDESPFGFKTALRGHNAYVNSLAHIPPENSESRGRLASGGNSTMVLIHSLDTMQDEPISCLIGHSHNVCALHYSSSQKLLASASWDCTARIWKYDGDNWVCQRVLEGHQQAVWDVKIVANDSWQGPFITASDLGVEL, translated from the exons ATGGACACTCGCACAACCTACCGAGTGATCCAGGAGCTCGGCCACCATGAGAGCGACGTCAAGGCGGTCCTAGCCCTCAAAgacgacgcgctgctcgcGTGTGCTTCGCGGGATGGTTTGATCTCATTGTGGACCAAACAGCCACATGGCGACGAGTCACCGTTCGGCTTCAAAACCGCACTTCGTGGCCACAATGCCTACGTCAACTCGCTCGCACATATTCCGCCTGAGAATAGTGAATCACGAGGACGGCTTGCCTCTGGAGGTAACTCGACTATGGTCTTGATTCACTCGCTGGACACCATGCAAGATGAGCCGATATCCTGCCTCATTGGCCACTCCCACAACGTCTGCGCATTACACTACTCCTCGTCGCAGAAGCTGTTGGCTAGCGCCAGTTGGGACTGTACAGCTCGGATCTGGAAGTACGATGGTGACAACTGGGTCTGCCAACGCGTGTTGGAAGGTCACCAACAAGCTGTCTGGGACGTCAAGATCGTCGCCAACGACTCATGGCAAGGTCCTTTCATCACGGCCAGTG ATCTGGGTGTGGAGCTCTGA
- a CDS encoding uncharacterized protein (Taurine catabolism dioxygenase TauD, TfdA family) has protein sequence MISPRAIAATSRARLRDAVYAGPVRRLVGNTNVKPSLAASARLRTIHGNSAQRAQQVAQSPHLTSPQLSQTDSQVVVHWGDGRSSTFDNQFLFDHCRCPSCFHPKTLQRLKTLGPVNPDMRINSIELKNDALHITWGTTPAHQSTFPLGFLQQASYDPPLLNRDQLLDRTPLKLWGSSIAENPPTVTYDSVMPEKTGADAEKGVMKWLEKVHDYGFCFVTGVPTSATATEELIRRMAFIRETHYGGFWAFTADMSKGDLAYSNEGLPAHTDTPYFTDPAGLQIFHCLSHPCPPGTGGETLLVDAFYVADQVAKRDPAAYETLSRLAVPFHASGNEGTMLRPPVSQPILRHDHVGRLQQARWNNEDRCVLGEGWTPTEIRQWYAAARLFDDICTSKEAEYWVKLTPGTVVVIDNWRVMHGRAAFTGQRTMCGAYVGADDWRSRRRALLRQFSSTGSADWNSGW, from the exons ATGATCTCACCGCGCGCCATCGCTGCTacttctcgagctcgccttCGTGATGCGGTGTATGCTGGTCCTGTTCGTCGCCTTGTCGGCAACACCAATGTCAAGCccagcctcgccgccagtgCACGTCTGAGAACCATTCATGGGAACTCGGCTCAGCGGGCGCAGCAGGTCGCGCAATCCCCTCACCTCACTTCACCCCAGCTCTCTCAGACCGACTCACAAGTCGTGGTTCACTGGGGAGATGGTCGCAGCTCGACATT cgacAACCAGTTCCTGTTTGACCACTGTCGCTGTCCGTCGTGCTTCCACCCCAAGACCTTGCAGCGCCTCAAGACTCTTGGTCCG GTGAACCCGGACATGAGGATCAACTCCATCGAGCTAAAGAATGACGCCCTTCACATCACCTGGGGGACGACTCCGGCTCATCAGTCCACCTTTCCTCTCGGCTTCCTGCAACAGGCCTCCTATGATCCCCCTCTGCTGAACCGCGACCAGCTTCTGGACCGAACTCC ACTCAAGCTTTGGGGTTCCAGCATTGCAGAGAATCCACCCACCGTCACATACGACTCTGTCATGCCTGAAAAGACCGGTGCTGATGCTGAGAAGGGTGTCATGAAGTGGCTCGAGAAGGTG CACGACTATGGTTTCTGTTTCGTGACGGGTGTCCCGACATCTGCCACGGCCACAGAGGAGCTCATCCGTCGGATGGCATTCATTCGCGAGACTCACT ACGGAGGCTTCTGGGCGTTCACGGCAGACATGTCCAAAGGCGACCTTGCTTACAGCAACGAAGGCCTGCCAGCCCACACCGACACTCCTTACTTCACGGACCCTGCTGGGCTGCAGATCTTCCACTGCCTCTCTCACCCTTGCCCTCCCGGGACTGGTGGCGAGACGCTTCTGGTTGATGCCTTCTACGTCGCCGACCAGGTCGCTAAGCGTGACCCAGCTGCATACGAAACCCTTTCGCGCCTGGCAGTTCCCTTCCACGCCTCTGGCAACGAGGGGACGATGCTTCGGCCTCCTGTAAGCCAACCAATCCTCCGCCACGACCACGTTGGCCGTCTGCAGCAGGCTCGGTGGAACAACGAGGATAGGTGTGTCCTTGGAGAGGGATGGACCCCTACCGAGATTCGCCAATGGTACGCTGCCGCTCGCCTCTTTGATGACATTTGCACCagcaaggaggccgagtaTTGGGTCAAGCTTACACCCGGAACTGTCGTTG TGATCGACAACTGGCGTGTCATGCACGGTCGCGCAGCTTTCACAGGGCAGCGGACCATGTGTGGCGCGTATGTCGGCGCGGACGACTGGCgttcccgccgccgcgctcttCTCCGCCAGTTCAGCTCGACCGGCTCTGCTGACTGGAACTCTGGATGGTAA
- the OXR1 gene encoding uncharacterized protein (TLD): MEINTRQPGGLTNLDSDDLLMSFDEVDERPARNSSSARGAHPPTDMFSDVPDFGSSSRRSVETSPTRSLNRSLRGRRSFSTFTGPSSPPRVSEAGADIIFHSPHRVGNHSSAAKSLRRMSSQGSPLDFERSLTDDPLWAYSGSSRPPTVPESSDSSSNRPRSLVDALSASKLATRWKRSVLGPNIIQQLGAEPEPPSRTAVPIDISHTSPFATRDQIAGTYVAPTGAPGFRDTGGGRWDEDSESSGPKLAGRQESTTPVLSQAQAEALRPHLPARQRIYDTWRLLFSLDQHGASLSSLYREAAKYAEGHQMAGSLLVARDMENHVFGVYLNEPIAKREGTYYGSGEAFMFKFVDGESKPRIFPWTGLNQYIALCEANFISFGGGGTSYGLLLDGTFSRNSSATSPAFQNEVLCSDSAILSEKGQSFDCLGLEVWATA, encoded by the exons ATGGAAATCAACACCCGTCAACCCGGGGGACTGACCAACCTAGACTCTGACGATCTCTTGATGTCCTTCGACGAAGTGGATGAGCGCCCTGCCCGCAATTCGTCCTCggctcgcggcgcgcatCCACCCACGGACATGTTCTCTGACGTGCCGGACTTtgggtcgtcgtcgaggcgctccgTTGAGACCTCACCCACGCGCTCGTTGAACCGCTCGCTTCGGGGTCGacgctccttctccaccttCACTGGGCCCAGCTCACCGCCGAGGGTGTCCGAAGCTGGCGCGGATATCATCTTTCATTCTCCCCATCGCGTTGGAAACCACAGCTCAGCCGCCAAGTCCCTGAGAAGGATGTCGTCTCAAGGCTCCCCCCTGGACTTTGAGCGCTCGCTCACTGATGATCCATTGTGGGCCTACAGTGGCTCTTCGAGGCCGCCCACGGTTCCAGAGTCCTCGGACTCTTCGTCGAATCGCCCGCGATCTCTGGTCGATGCGTTGTCGGCGTCAAAGCTAGCTACGCGATGGAAACGCTCCGTTCTCGGCCCAAACATCATCCAACAGCTTGGTGCCGAGCCAGAACCCCCATCGCGCACGGCGGTGCCTATCGACATCAGCCACACCTCGCCGTTTGCAACTCGCGACCAGATCGCCGGCACCTACGTCGCCCCGACTGGCGCCCCCGGGTTCCGTGACACCGGAGGTGGTCGCTGGGACGAAGACTCAGAGTCGTCTGGCCCTAAGCTTGCAGGCCGGCAGGAATCAACGACACCTGTGTTGAGTCAGGCTCAAGCGGAAGCT TTGCGTCCTCACCTGCCCGCTCGACAGCGCATCTACGACACTTGGCGCTTGCTGT TCTCTTTGGACCAACATGGggcgtcgctctcgtcgctTTACCGCGAGGCTGCCAAATACGCAGAGGGCCACCAGATGGCTGGTAGTCTCCTGGTCGCCCGTGACATGGAGAACCACGTCTTTGGAGTCTACCTCAACGAGCCCATTGCGAAACGAGAAGGCACATACTACGGATCGGGTGAAGC GTTCATGTTCAAATTCGTAGACGGAGAGAGCAAACCTCGAATCTTCCCTTGGACAGGGCTTAACCAGTACATTGCGCTGTGTGAAGCCAACTTCATCTCATttggaggagg GGGCACGTCATATGGTCTGTTGCTCGACGGCACCTTCTCACGAAACTCGTCTGCGACCTCCCCAGCGTTTCAAAACGAGGTTCTGTGCTCTGACTCCGCGATATTAAGCGAGAAGGGCCAGTCTTTCGACTGTCTTGGACTCGAGGTCTGGGCTACAGCATGA
- the BMT2 gene encoding uncharacterized protein (S-adenosyl-L-methionine-dependent methyltransferase that specifically methylates the N(1) position of an adenine present in helix 65 in 25S rRNA), with protein sequence MGRTKRTRKAPLVPTEKKLSSASHKVTQSTISTFHTLLKRRKGIERQLKSSASSEQHQALEKELKNIDRQADEIGGLEAYQQASTLGQSSQRGGDSSHVLIKWLKGVRASTAWGVPLRLVLNFVPDPKERGRMLRLCRAHLLPQPSSMLFIVLPFPCVSNSRYTTAESFKQLVTALGFKLEREQWRPHGKVAYWLFRWCSTTDDVSQFKKKRILNDGPTRNNFTILVE encoded by the exons ATGGGCCGCACTAAACGAACGCGAAAGGCGCCTCTGGTTCCAACTGAGAAGAAACTCTCGTCTGCGTCTCACAAGGTCACGCAGTCGACAATCTCGACATTTCACACCCTCCTCAAACGTCGGAAAGGGATCGAGCGACAGTTGAAGAGTTCGGCGTCCTCTGAGCAGCATCAGgccctcgagaaggagctgAAGAACATTGACCGCCAAGCCGACGAGATTGGCGGGCTGGAGGCATACCAACAGGCCAGCACTCTGGGTCAGTCGTCccaacgaggaggagactCGTCTCATGTCCTCATCAAATGGCTCAAAGGCGTGCGAGCGTCGACGGCCTGGGGTGTACCTCTTCG CCTTGTGCTTAACTTTGTCCCCGATCCGAAAGAGCGAG GGCGCATGCTTCGACTCTGCCGCGCGCACCTCCTACCCCAGCCATCGTCGATGCTGTTCATCGTCCTCCCGTTCCCATGCGTGAGTAACTCGCGATACACGACGGCCGAGTCATTCAAGCAACTCGTGACCGCCCTGGGCTTCAAGCTCGAGCGGGAGCAATGGCGGCCGCACGGCAAGGTTGCGTATTGGTTGTTCCGATGGTGCAGCACAACAGACGACGTCTCACAGttcaagaagaagcggaTCCTCAACGATGGGCCGACTAGGAACAACTTCACCATCCTAGTAGAGTAG
- a CDS encoding uncharacterized protein (Syntaxin 6, N-terminal) — translation MSRDPYVDAKSDVEASISNVGTLLESYRRIQATSNDSPSLIEARGELHSALQLLETDLEDLDESVHVVEQHGDRWGLAHVEVAERREFVNNVSSEVATLMRRQDDTLGFISGTLSTLASQAGLIGHEVTEHSEMLDDLSTRVDSTQSRLSRTLAARGASLSSS, via the exons ATGTCCAGAGACCCATATGTTGACGCCAAAAG tgaCGTGGAAGCCAGCATTAGCAATGTCGGCACTTTGTTAGAGTCCTATCGGCGCATACAGGCCACTTCAAACGACTCTCCGAGCTTGATTGAGGCGAGGGGAGAGCTGCACTCTGCCCTCCAGCTTTTGGAAACGGACTTGGAGGACTTGGACGAGTCGGTCCATGTTGTTGAACAACATGGCGACCGTTGGGGTCTTGCACATGTCGAAGTCGCAGAACGTCGCGAGTTTGTCAACAACGTATCGTCGGAAGTTGCG ACCCTCATGCGACGCCAAGATGACACGCTTGGATTCATTTCCGGGACGTTATCGACATTGGCCTCCCAAGCAGGACTGATCGGGCACGAAGTTACAGAACACAGCGA GATGCTAGACGATCTGTCGACGCGGGTCGACTCTACACAGTCACGATTGTCACGC ACTCTCGCAGCTCGTGGTGCATCGCTATCCTCATCCTGa
- the BST1 gene encoding uncharacterized protein (PGAP1-like protein), protein MGGPSNYRRRKGPPSGVPVIFIPGNAVDFNEDLSALHAPTLRSQAEFLVKAIARVLKAYDHLSVDERPTKVTLLGHSMGGIVARLATTLAQPTMWQPSPVDVIITMSTPHLQPPAPLDHEMERVYGEINSVTYSDPAPLLVSICGGASDIQIVSDACALSDNLVGPDDGFAVFSTGIPGVWTGVEHQAMVWCDQVRFRVARTLLDMGESASRQGKLAAAQQWLLGRSGRRQALPTLYDTTRIDNVASSMSVLVKVTYPNERSLVDPPLAAQFCRAEESDDRSAASTHLALHFLSPRISAVVAYRLTVETEQCSDRMPTVRYSSSPGTPFYGPSHESRFFPLQDGSVTLHSHISGSPFQGYPYSTQGISIDVFQHPKCQIRSISLSVDPYASLAKATLRLRIAVFTWCIGWVATIMFFQLTQYASKGALPSFSDVVDDYRAAMCFGAAGVSAVALIIQHVGAALELPTDGLFLGLTRVTYLPLMLLAAMWSWASVALVHILQLILLSILGRVIQPPQKKSEPQVDKTPSRSAIGSRMALGLLVLGLIRFVIPYRLAFGILFLFQFTLTAYASAEGSSSRLHLLETVLLLMTLLLPINLPSLAVWGKNVWIHGQHPFPEDRAILPILPVLVMVVRQAAKWTAAFVAVVAFMFAPSRPYIVGSTANVAFIIASVLMVVNTSSAEEAQR, encoded by the exons ATGGGTGGACCGAGCAACTATCGGAGGCGTAAGGGCCCA ccctCCGGCGTCCCGGTCATCTTCATTCCCGGCAACGCAG TCGATTTCAACGAGGACCTGTCCGCATTGCATGCCCCAACCCTCCGCTCTCAAGCCGAATTCCTGGTCAAGGCCATTGCTCGCGTGCTCAAGGCTTACGATCATCTCTCCGTTGACGAGCGCCCAACCAAAGTGACCCTTCTCGGACACTCGATGGGTGGGATCGTTGCCCGCCTGGCGACAACATTGGCCCAACCGACAATGTGGCAGCCGTCCCCTGTGGATGTCATTATCAcaatgtcgacgccgcATCTGCAGCCTCCGGCACCTCTGGACCACGAGATGGAGCGGGTCTATGGCGAGATCAACTCGGTGACGTATTCCGACCCTgcgccgctcctcgtctcAATCTGTGGCGGGGCTTCGGACATCCAGATCGTGTCAGATGCTTGTGCTCTGTCGGACAATCTCGTCGGACCTGATGACGGCTTCGCTGTGTTCTCAACAGGAATCCCTGGCGTGTGGACGGGTGTGGAACACCAAGCAATGGTCTGGTGCGACCAAGTGCGGTTTCGTGTTGCGCGGACATTACTGGATATGGGTGAATCGGCTTCCCGTCAAGGCAAGCTTGCAGCGGCGCAGCAGTGGTTGCTTGGGCGATCTGGACGGCGACAGGCTCTGCCTACCCTGTACGACACTACTCGGATCGACAACGTCGCCTCCAGCATGTCTGTCCTGGTCAAGGTGACGTACCCTAATGAGCGGTCCCTAGTCGACCCACCTCTTGCCGCTCAATTCTGCCGCGCGGAAG AGTCTGACGATCGATCGGCCGCTTCGACACATCTCGCTCTCCATTTCCTGTCACCGAGGATTTCTGCTGTTGTGGCGTATCGATTGACCGTGGAAACCGAGCAATGCTCAG ATCGTATGCCGACTGTGCGATACAGTTCGTCGCCGGGCACACCCTTCTACGGCCCCTCACACGAGTCACGTTTCTTTCCGCTCCAGGACGGCAGCGTTACTTTGCACTCTCATATCAGTGGCTCGCCCTTCCAGGGATACCCCTACTCAACCCAAGGCATTAGCATCGACGTTTTCCAACATCCAAAGTGTCAAATTCGATCCATCAGCTTGTCGGTGGACCCTTacgcctccttggcaaAGGCCACGCTACGCCTGCGGATTGCCGTCTTTACCTGGTGCATTGGCTGGGTTGCGACTATTATGTTCTTCCAGTTGACCCAGTACGCCTCCAAGG GCGCTCTACCGTCGTTTtccgacgtcgtcgacgattACAGGGCAGCGATGTGTTTTGGAGCCGCTGGCGTGTCCGCAGTTGCGCTTATTATCCAACATGTTGGCGCAGCTCTTGAGCTCCCTACAGACGGCCTCTTTCTGGGCCTCACGCGCGTGACTTACTTGCCGCTTATGCTTCTAGCTGCGATGTGGTCGTGGGCAAGTGTGGCGCTGGTCCACATCCTGCAGCTAATCTTGTTGAGCATTCTCGGTAGAGTTATTCAGCCCCCACAGAA GAAAAGCGAGCCTCAGGTGGACAAGACGCCCAGCAGATCGGCCATTGGGTCTCGTATGGCACTGGGCCTCCTTGTACTGGGCCTCATACGCTTCGTCATACCATACCGCCTCGCGTTCGGCATACTCTTCCTATTTCAATTCACACTCACTGCATATGCCTCGGCCGAAGGCTCC TCATCTCGACTACATCTCTTGGAGACTGTGCTCCTGCTCATGACTTTGCTTCTTCCGATCAATCTCCCGTCTCTTGCTGTGTGGGGCAAGAACGTCTGGATTCACGGCCAGCACCCATTCCCAGAAGACCGCGCGATCCTGCCCATACTACCAGTTCTGGTGATGGT AGTGCGGCAAGCCGCCAAGTGGACCGCCGCATTCGTTGCGGTGGTGGCGTTCATGTTTGCTCCCAGTCGCCCGTACATTGTGGGGTCAACTGCCAATGTGGCGTTCATTATCGCCAGCGTCCTCATGGTCGTGAACACAAGTTCGGCAGAGGAAGCCCAACGTTGA